The Entelurus aequoreus isolate RoL-2023_Sb linkage group LG08, RoL_Eaeq_v1.1, whole genome shotgun sequence genome segment acgccatgttttttttcatgtcacaaaggtattactttaaaaaccatttgACACataattttgttaatgttttattgtatgtaaattcctatacgacatttctgctcaaactctaaatggatctgtcccgatacagcatctacatgtacataacttgaaaaataaataataatacacttgccttgacctaaaACAGTTACATTTCGAGGCCTCATATTAGATGTAACACTATTTGCTTTGTCGCTTATGACGCAAAAGCTGTGTTTTTCAAATAGCTTAGCATATAACGAATGTACATTAatttggttttagcatctttaatgaacAAAATGTATCAAGATGGGCCCCGCTCAAAGATCATTTTAGTGCCTTGACTTTGGTTTTGTGAAAACAACATTCcatttattgtgtattattttctgctggatctactctttattttatgctgcccttttttttgctgcagctgttacatagactgtaatataattaatatatcagtatatattatatactgtatatataatatgtaaatattacatgttatattttatattgctactatggtacatgtttagtctactttatacctatagtctactttccatcctttgtaactgagctactgtgtggaacaatttcccttgtggatcaaaaaagtttgtctaagtctaagtgtaaaaAACAGCTCAAAATTATGTTAATTGTTAATGTTTTTCAGATGGCAAAGGCTGGCTTCATTTACACGCCTGTCGACAACAGCCCAGATACTGCCACGTGTTTCTTCTGCCTCAAGGAGTTGGAGGGCTGGGAGCCGGACGATGACCCACAGTAAGATCAATATTTAACAACTTTAAATTAGGATAGTGCTTTGTTTCATGGGAGATATTGGGTTATTCCACACAAAATCTGTCCGACTgcagtttacagctgttttaagaCGTAAATGTGTTGCATTCAGTCCACActgtgtttaaaaaacaaaagtatATACCTTGTTTTAATACTTTTCCTCCAATACAAGGCACCGATGTGCACTTGCTGATGGTTTTCCCCATTTGGTTGACAGGAAAGAGCACAAATCGCATTCACCCTCGTGTCACTTCTTGGCCCTGAAGAAGAAAGTAGAGGATCTGCCTTTGAGCGAGTTCTTGAAGCTCCACCAGGCGAGGCACAAGCGCCTCATCGTATGTTGTTTTGCTCCATCCCTTCCCGTAGCAGCAATATTTACATGACACATGATGGCGTCTGATGCACTCATTTCCTCCAAATGTAGAGCAAAAACTGTAAGGAGGCCGTCAACAAGTTTGAGGTGGCTGCAAGATTGGTGAAAGCTGAAATTCTCAAGATGAAAATGGGCAAATAGACATTGggtgtgtatgtaaatatgtacagcatttGTTTTGTGTTAGCtatactttgctgtttttattttatgtaccTTTTAATTTGGTGAACATTTTAGGGATTTTTCAGCCATAACTTAATTGATCATAACCTTACTATATTTTCTGTAAACACTGTTATATATGAATAACTTTAGATGTAGCTCTTGAGATAAGCTTTGTTGTGAATTGTTGCTGAAAGAATAGAACAAAGGTGTCGGTGGCGCCAATAACCGTGCCATTTTGTGGTGTGTTTGTCAGTAAAAATAACAGCTGTACAGGAAGCAGTTGggggtacatccatccatccattttctaccacttgtccctttcgatgTTGTGGCAATTTGTGTTTAGTGACAGTTGGTTTACACTCGGGGTGCTGTTTATATTGGCCTGTGGCACATAGAaatcaaattaaacaaaataatgCAGCAAAAAGCattgtccattcatccatccatcttcttccgcatatccgaggtcgggtcgcgggggcaacagcctaagcagggaagcccagactttcttttccccagccacttcgtccagctcttcccgggggatcccgaggcgttcccaggccagccgggtcttccccgtggcctcctaccagtcggacgtgccctaaacacctccctagggaggcgttcgggtggcatcctgaccagatgcccgaaccacctcatctggctcctctcgatgtggaggagcagcggctttactttgagctccccccggatggcagagcttctcaccctatctctaagggagagccccgccacccggcggaggaaactcatttcggccgcttgtacccgtgatcttgtcctttcggtcataaaagCATTGTAAAGAAGAAATTAAATATTGATATCAATAAACTTTTTCTTGAAATATGTCAAAAGACAGTATACATAGCAGTGTTAGTTTTTAGCCTTTTTGCAAaattgtataatgtatatataataaggctttttctctctggcactcagagggtggacgctcccctaccctctcccttatctctcctgcttgcttctttggcttgtcttaactttcttgttgcctctttttgcactgttctccaaatctaaacattggaactatttaactggcctcaacaaaattgacaag includes the following:
- the birc5a gene encoding baculoviral IAP repeat-containing protein 5a; this translates as MELFNEGDTFKMYLWENRLKTFEGWPFDEDCACTPENMAKAGFIYTPVDNSPDTATCFFCLKELEGWEPDDDPQKEHKSHSPSCHFLALKKKVEDLPLSEFLKLHQARHKRLISKNCKEAVNKFEVAARLVKAEILKMKMGK